A part of Vitis riparia cultivar Riparia Gloire de Montpellier isolate 1030 unplaced genomic scaffold, EGFV_Vit.rip_1.0 scaffold454_pilon_pilon, whole genome shotgun sequence genomic DNA contains:
- the LOC117909867 gene encoding probable disease resistance protein At5g43730 gives MDVAADCAAKGAAHSRDQLPQNLNSLANAMEELKHVYQDLKERVKREEQFQKKRTREVDAWFCSVENMEKEVNELMVKSDIEIQKKCLGSCCLTNCRSSYKLGKMIREKVAAVAELQSRVDNFDEVPVQLIHPAVNERPMGNIVGLDLLFDRVCRWLEDEQVGTIGIYGIAGVGKTTLLRKIKNEGLERNNEFDVVIWIVVSKGARIEKVQERILHGLDVPDYKWKDRIQEDKALEIFQVLKTKKFLLVLDDMWEWLDLMKLGIPPLNNQNKSKVVLTTRSQQVCHQMEVQKMVEVECLGKEEAFALFRSKVGEDTLNSHPDILHIAEIVAQNCKGLPLALIIMGRAMAGKTSPKEWEILMSNPSEFEGMEDQLFPVLALSYDSLDDDNIKACFIYCSLFPENHEICCDQLIELWIGEGFLDEFDHTHEARNQGGIIIERLQHANLLVNGISEKYVKMHDLIRNMALWIASERGKKKKFVVQEQVESIQAYKVAEWKEAQRISLWDCSVEELKESPSFLNLETLMVSCKLMSYPSGLFVYMPIIRVLDLSKNFGLIELPVEIDRLASLQYLNLSYTQIVKLPIQLEKLSKLRCLILDEMHLLRIIPRQLISKLSSLQLFSIFNSMVAHGDCKALLKELECLEHLNEISIRLKRALPTHTLFNSHKLRRSIRRLSLQDCASMSFVQLSPHLQMLEIYACSELRFVKISAEKEGPSDMVHPNFPSHQYFCKLREVEIVFCPRLLNLTWLAHAQNLLSLVVRNCESLEEVIGEGGGVAEIEQDLVVVFSGLKTLHLWSLPKLKSIHGRPLPFPSLREFNVRFCPSLRKLPFDSDTWASKNPLKIKGEEEWWDGLEWEDQNSAKLSLSPCFVPVRW, from the coding sequence ATGGATGTCGCGGCGGATTGCGCTGCAAAGGGTGCTGCTCACTCTCGTGATCAGCTCCCACAAAATCTCAATTCTTTGGCAAACGCAATGGAGGAACTCAAGCATGTCTATCAAGATCTGAAAGAAAGGGTGAAGCGTGAAGAGCAATTTCAGAAGAAGCGTACTCGTGAAGTGGATGCCTGGTTCTGCAGTGTGGAAAACATGGAAAAGGAAGTGAACGAGTTAATGGTAAAAAGTGATATAGAAATCCAGAAGAAATGTCTCGGATCCTGTTGTCTCACAAACTGCCGCTCCAGCTACAAGCTTGGGAAAATGATTAGAGAAAAGGTGGCTGCTGTGGCGGAACTACAGAGCAGAGTAGATAATTTCGACGAGGTGCCTGTCCAGTTGATTCATCCAGCGGTGAATGAGAGGCCTATGGGAAACATTGTGGGCTTAGATTTGTTGTTTGACAGGGTTTGTAGATGGCTCGAAGATGAACAAGTGGGAACTATTGGAATATATGGCATTGCGGGTGTGGGGAAAACGACTCTCTTGAGAAAAATCAAAAACGAGGGCTTGGAAAGGAACAATGAATTTGATGTAGTAATTTGGATAGTGGTGTCCAAAGGAGCAAGGATCGAGAAGGTTCAGGAACGGATTCTGCATGGATTGGACGTTCCCGATTACAAATGGAAAGATAGGATCCAGGAAGACAAGGCTTTGGAAATATTTCAggtcttgaaaacaaaaaaatttctgcTCGTTTTAGATGATATGTGGGAGTGGCTTGATCTCATGAAATTGGGGATTCCTCctctaaataatcaaaataagtcCAAAGTAGTACTTACGACGCGCTCTCAACAGGTTTGCCACCAAATGGAAGTTCAGAAGATGGTTGAAGTAGAGTGCTTGGGAAAGGAGGAAGCCTTTGCTCTGTTTCGGTCCAAGGTAGGAGAAGATACTTTAAATTCTCATCCAGATATACTGCATATTGCCGAAATTGTTGCCCAAAATTGCAAAGGTTTGCCTCTTGCCCTCATAATCATGGGACGAGCCATGGCCGGAAAGACAAGTCCAAAGGAATGGGAGATATTGATGAGTAATCCATCCGAGTTTGAAGGTATGGAGGACCAATTATTTCCAGTTCTAGCATTAAGTTATGATAGTTTGGATGATGATAACATCAAAGCATGTTTCATCTATTGCTCTTTATTCCCCGAGAATCATGAAATTTGTTGTGATCAGCTGATAGAACTTTGGATTGGGGAGGGATTCTTGGATGAATTTGATCATACACATGAAGCAAGAAACCAAGGAGGTATCATTATTGAGCGTTTACAGCATGCAAATCTATTGGTGAATGGTATATCTGAGAAATATGTGAAAATGCACGACCTAATTCGTAATATGGCCTTGTGGATAGCTAGTGAACgcgggaagaagaagaaatttgtGGTACAAGAACAGGTTGAATCGATTCAAGCTTACAAAGTGGCAGAATGGAAGGAGGCACAGAGGATATCATTGTGGGACTGTAGTGTGGAAGAGCTGAAAGAGTCACCATCTTTCCTCAATCTTGAGACATTGATGGTATCGTGTAAGTTGATGTCATACCCAAGTGGACTCTTCGTGTATATGCCTATTATAAGAGTTCTGGACTTGTCCAAAAATTTTGGATTGATTGAGTTACCAGTGGAGATTGATAGGTTAGCAAGCTTGCAGTATCTTAATTTGTCCTACACACAGATAGTAAAGCTACCAATCCAGCTCGAGAAACTGTCAAAACTAAGGTGTTTGATATTGGACGAGATGCATCTGCTTCGAATAATTCCTCGTCAACTGATATCAAAGCTTTCATCGTTGCAGCTGTTTAGTATTTTCAATTCCATGGTTGCCCATGGAGATTGTAAAGCCCTGTTGAAGGAGTTAGAGTGTTTGGAGCATTTGAATGAGATCTCCATCCGTCTAAAACGTGCTCTCCCCACCCACACATTATTCAATTCCCACAAGTTGAGAAGGAGCATAAGACGGCTAAGCCTGCAAGACTGTGCCAGCATGAGCTTTGTCCAACTGTCCCCTCATCTACAGATGCTTGAAATCTATGCATGTTCTGAACTGAGGTTTGTGAAAATCTCTGCAGAAAAGGAAGGCCCATCTGATATGGTCCATCCAAATTTCCCAAGCCACCAATATTTCTGCAAGCTTCGTGAAGTAGAGATAGTTTTTTGTCCAAGATTGTTGAACTTGACATGGCTTGCTCACGCTCAAAACCTTCTGTCCCTGGTTGTTAGAAACTGTGAGTCTCTGGAAGAAGTGATAGGAGAAGGTGGTGGAGTAGCAGAAATTGAACAAGATTTGGTGGTCGTATTCTCAGGACTCAAAACTCTCCATTTGTGGAGTCTACCAAAGCTAAAGAGTATACATGGAAGACCCCTGCCATTTCCTTCCTTGAGGGAGTTTAATGTGAGATTCTGTCCAAGTCTTAGGAAGCTGCCATTTGATTCTGATACGTGGGCTAgtaaaaatccattaaaaatcAAGGGAGAAGAAGAATGGTGGGATGGACTCGAGTGGGAGGATCAAAACAGTGctaagctctctctctctccatgtTTCGTGCCTGTGAGGTGGTGA